Proteins from a genomic interval of Cupriavidus pauculus:
- a CDS encoding DSD1 family PLP-dependent enzyme yields MSTAFDLPPAARPGQPADTIDTPSLVLDLDAFERNVDRMQRAANRARVKLRPHAKAHKCPDISLAQIKRGAVGICCQKISEAIPFARAGVRDIHISNELAGPAKAAMLAQLALRAHVSVCVDDMAQIDILAKAAEAVGTRFDVFIEVNVGQGRCGVTDPAAMLPLVDRITRLHPLSLCGLQAYHGGIQHLRGWQERRAGAARAADRTGAFVARLEAAGARNMVITGGGSGSVEFDLQSGVYTEIQPGSYVFMDADYGANEYLTDERPASTNCEHSLFIASAVMSVAAGDRVVVDAGLKSMAVDSGLPWIWANGARSETLEYVAANDEHGIIAPRLASRVRDLPALGSRVMLVPGHCDPTLNLYDEIIGVRDGVVECVWPVAARGLSR; encoded by the coding sequence ATGTCCACCGCCTTCGATCTGCCGCCGGCCGCACGCCCGGGCCAACCCGCCGACACCATCGACACCCCGTCGCTCGTACTGGACCTCGACGCCTTCGAGCGCAACGTGGACCGCATGCAGCGCGCCGCCAACCGGGCGCGCGTCAAGCTGCGGCCGCACGCCAAGGCGCACAAGTGCCCCGATATCTCGCTGGCGCAGATCAAGCGCGGCGCGGTGGGCATCTGCTGCCAGAAGATCAGCGAGGCGATTCCGTTCGCGCGCGCGGGCGTGCGGGACATCCACATCAGCAACGAACTGGCCGGGCCGGCCAAGGCGGCGATGCTGGCCCAACTGGCCCTGCGTGCGCACGTCAGCGTCTGCGTGGACGACATGGCGCAGATCGACATCCTGGCCAAGGCCGCCGAAGCGGTCGGCACCCGGTTCGACGTCTTCATCGAGGTCAACGTCGGCCAGGGGCGCTGCGGCGTGACCGACCCGGCCGCGATGCTGCCGCTGGTGGACCGCATCACGCGGCTTCATCCGCTGTCGCTGTGCGGCCTGCAGGCATACCACGGCGGCATCCAGCACCTGCGCGGCTGGCAGGAACGGCGTGCCGGCGCGGCGCGCGCGGCGGATCGCACCGGCGCGTTCGTGGCCCGGCTGGAGGCGGCCGGCGCGCGCAACATGGTGATTACCGGCGGCGGCAGCGGCAGCGTGGAGTTCGACCTGCAGAGCGGCGTCTACACCGAGATCCAGCCCGGCTCGTACGTGTTCATGGACGCCGACTATGGCGCCAACGAGTACCTGACCGACGAGCGCCCGGCGTCGACGAACTGCGAGCACAGCCTGTTCATCGCCAGCGCGGTGATGAGCGTGGCGGCCGGGGACCGCGTGGTGGTGGATGCCGGCCTGAAGTCGATGGCCGTGGATTCGGGGCTGCCGTGGATCTGGGCCAACGGCGCGCGCTCGGAGACGCTGGAATACGTGGCGGCCAACGACGAGCACGGGATCATCGCGCCCAGGCTGGCCAGCCGCGTGCGCGACCTGCCCGCGCTGGGCAGCCGCGTGATGCTGGTGCCGGGCCATTGCGACCCGACGCTGAACCTCTACGACGAGATCATCGGCGTGCGCGACGGCGTGGTGGAATGCGTGTGGCCGGTGGCGGCGCGGGGCCTGAGCCGCTGA
- a CDS encoding DUF6152 family protein, whose product MFALRPLVSRIALAATAAVALAAAPALAHHGWSTYDETKPLTVTGKIVEAHYENPHATIRVDAQGKRWFAVLAPVSRMTSRGATAEKVAVGQQVTMVGYASKEKADEMRVERITFDGGQTVELR is encoded by the coding sequence ATGTTCGCCCTGCGTCCCCTCGTTTCCCGTATCGCGCTGGCCGCTACGGCCGCCGTTGCGCTGGCCGCCGCGCCGGCGCTGGCCCACCACGGCTGGTCCACCTACGACGAGACCAAGCCGCTCACCGTGACCGGCAAGATTGTCGAAGCCCATTACGAGAACCCCCACGCCACGATCCGCGTCGACGCGCAGGGCAAGCGCTGGTTCGCGGTGCTGGCGCCGGTGTCGCGCATGACGTCGCGCGGGGCCACGGCGGAAAAGGTGGCCGTCGGCCAGCAGGTGACCATGGTCGGCTACGCCAGCAAGGAAAAGGCCGACGAAATGCGCGTGGAGCGCATCACGTTCGACGGCGGCCAGACCGTGGAGCTGCGCTGA
- a CDS encoding DUF6644 family protein codes for MGWLDGWAAQLAAAPFAVWLRASPWAYPACEILHLAGMALLFGSIVVVDLRLAGLGRQLPVSLLLRHALPASVVGFLVILASGALLFVAHADELVANRAFLVKLGLIAFGVANAAWFHAGPYRQLHAGAGWETRRAPPPLARACAVLSLVTWTLVICAGRLIAYV; via the coding sequence ATGGGCTGGCTCGATGGCTGGGCCGCCCAGTTGGCGGCGGCGCCGTTCGCGGTATGGCTGCGGGCGTCGCCATGGGCGTACCCCGCCTGCGAGATCCTGCACCTGGCCGGCATGGCGCTGCTGTTTGGATCGATCGTCGTGGTGGACCTGCGGCTCGCCGGGCTGGGCCGCCAGTTGCCGGTGTCGCTGCTGCTGCGGCACGCGCTGCCCGCGTCGGTGGTCGGCTTCCTCGTCATCCTGGCCAGTGGCGCGCTGCTGTTCGTGGCGCATGCCGATGAACTGGTCGCCAACCGCGCCTTTCTGGTCAAGCTGGGGCTGATCGCGTTCGGGGTGGCCAACGCGGCGTGGTTCCACGCCGGGCCGTATCGCCAGCTGCACGCCGGCGCGGGCTGGGAGACGCGCCGCGCGCCGCCCCCGCTGGCACGCGCGTGCGCGGTGCTGTCGCTGGTGACGTGGACACTGGTGATCTGCGCCGGACGGCTGATTGCCTACGTCTAG